In one Lolium rigidum isolate FL_2022 chromosome 3, APGP_CSIRO_Lrig_0.1, whole genome shotgun sequence genomic region, the following are encoded:
- the LOC124697075 gene encoding uncharacterized protein LOC124697075, whose amino-acid sequence MAEDQAATHSRGEVFAAAASAYLQPPTSFPGRVQRRSTGMLSVLAHAGRSREGLQRLNRSGAAAIRVGAGERKKKRCEGLRPPLRAGEPTDKIRRCCGMRGANRQGPSTGGLHYGEFASDLTLLRPVLPTICLRPWWLQPDLALHLLLPAAAIRQV is encoded by the exons ATGGCCGAGGATCAGGCGGCGACTCACAGCAGAGGAGAGGTGTTCGCCGCAGCAGCGTCAGCGTATCTGCAGCCTCCCACATCCTTCCCGGGACGCGTGCAGCGACGCAGCACCGGGATGTTATCCGTGCTCGCCCACGCTGGCCGGAGCCGGGAGGGGCTGCAAAGGTTGAaccgctccggcgccgccgcg ATCAGAGTAGGAGcaggggagaggaagaagaagagatgtgAGGGGTTGAGGCCACCACTGCGCGCAGGCGAGCCAACCGACAAGATCCGTCGTTGCTGCGGCATGCGTGGTGCCAATCGACAAGGTCCGTCCACCGGCGGACTCCACTATGGCGAGTTTGCCAGCGACCTGACCCTCCTCCGCCCCGTCCTCCCCACGATATGCCTCCGTCCCTGGTGGCTACAGCCCGACCTagccctccacctcctccttccgGCCGCCGCCATTAGGCAGGTGTAA